From Brassica oleracea var. oleracea cultivar TO1000 chromosome C3, BOL, whole genome shotgun sequence, a single genomic window includes:
- the LOC106335173 gene encoding protein VERNALIZATION INSENSITIVE 3-like isoform X2 yields MQAASLSKIWRFDSNVGPEEDMDPSSFQRVVCTEFPKKKGLSVSERRELIHALSKQPEEASELLNSWSRDEIMKIICAEMGKERKYTGLAKPKLIENLLNLVSRPLGETSCPNRKSSRKKQKTTTSYIICCENLACRAALGSEDTFCRRCSCCVCQNFDENKDPSLWIACEGCGLSCHLECALKEDGYGIGYNDGSFHCVFCGKDSDLLGCWRKQVKVAKETGRVDVLCYRVSLGQKLLRGTRRYQNLLELMDEAVQKLEGDMGPLVSWDMKMAREIVNRLASGSQVQKLCSLAMEALDNMVSPLSGSVSGQGDILSVRVEEIQARSVTVRLDSEEPSSSSQNRITGVKDDGDEAGNRQRLLTNSSSGLCSNPSLPEDESNNVSKSCCKENSDNNNAEHCSAGEVESEIEEERVLKRKVNEIEGGDLLVITPCKRDTFDGKQGGNKRSKSRTSTKKPETNVAENGVGGDKDLGHIVKTIRCLEQEGHIDKSFRERFLTWYSLRATHREVKVVKVFVETFKDDLSSLGQQLVDTFSECVQSKRSSTTGGVPAGICLKLWH; encoded by the exons AAGGGTTTGAGTGTAAGCGAGAGAAGAGAACTGATCCACGCATTGTCCAAGCAGCCAGAAGAAGCTTCGGAGCTTTTAAACTCGTGGAGCCGGGACGAGATAATGAAGATCATATGCGCGGAGATGGGTAAAGAGAGAAAGTACACTGGCCTAGCCAAACCAAAACTCATTGAAAACCTACTCAATCTCGTCTCTCGTCCTCTCGGTGAAACCTCGTGTCCTAACCGTAAAAGCTCGAGGAAGAAACAGAAGACGACTACTAGTTACATCATCTGCTGCGAGAATTTAGCTTGTAGAGCAGCGCTCGGAAGTGAAGATACCTTTTGTAGAAGATGTTCTTGCTGTGTTTGTCAGAACTTTGATGAGAATAAAGATCCGAGTCTATGGATTGCTTGTGAGGGTTGTGGTTTGTCTTGTCATTTGGAGTGTGCTTTGAAGGAAGATGGGTATGGGATTGGGTATAATGATGGTAGTTTTCACTGCGTGTTTTGCGGCAAAGATAGTGATCTTCTCGG ATGCTGGAGGAAGCAAGTGAAGGTTGCGAAAGAGACTGGGCGTGTGGATGTACTTTGTTACCGTGTTTCTCTAGGACAGAAGCTGTTGCGAGGTACAAGGAGGTATCAGAATCTGTTGGAACTCATGGATGAGGCGGTGCAGAAGCTGGAGGGTGATATGGGTCCGTTAGTGAGTTGGGATATGAAGATGGCTCGGGAGATTGTCAATAGACTTGCTTCGGGATCACAAGTTCAGAAGCTGTGTTCTCTGGCAATGGAAGCTCTTGACAACATGGTCTCACCATTATCAGGATCTGTTTCAGGACAAG GTGACATATTGAGTGTGAGAGTAGAAGAGATCCAAGCAAGATCAGTCACTGTGAGATTAGACTCCGAGGAGCCGTCTTCTTCTTCGCAAAACCGGATCACGGGTGTGAAGGATGATGGAGATGAAGCAGGGAACAGGCAACGCCTATTGACAAACTCTAGCAGTGGTCTTTGTAGTAATCCATCTTTGCCTGAAGATGAATCCAACAATGTCAGTAAAAGCTGCTGCAAAGAAAATAGCGACAATAACAACGCTGAACACTGTAGTGCAGGAGAAGTAGAATCTGAGATTGAAGAGGAGAGGGTCTTAAAAAGGAAAGTCAACGAGATAGAGGGAGGAGACTTGCTTGTAATAACACCCTGCAAGAGAGACACATTTGACGGCAAGCAAGGAGGGAATAAAAGATCCAAATCAAGAACATCAACCAAGAAACCTGAGACCAATGTAGCAGAAAATGGAGTGGGAGGAGATAAAGACTTGGGTCATATAGTGAAGACCATTAGATGTCTGGAGCAAGAAGGGCATATAGACAAGAGTTTCAGGGAAAGGTTCTTGACATGGTATAGCTTAAGAGCTACTCATAGAGAAGTTAAAGTAGTGAAGGTTTTTGTAGAGACTTTCAAGGATGATCTGTCTTCTCTGGGACAACAGCTTGTGGATACATTCTCAGAATGTGTACAGAGCAAGAGATCATCAACAACTGGTGGTGTACCTGCTGGAATCTGCCTAAAGCTCTGGCATTAA